A window from Pseudonocardia cypriaca encodes these proteins:
- a CDS encoding NADPH-dependent FMN reductase: MGLRILAISGSLRADSVNTALLRAAAAVAADDTWVELWCGLSAIPPFNEDGEHDTPASVADMRAAIAGADALLISTPEYNGSIPGQLKNALDWASRPYGESVLTGKLVGVTSASPGDYGGAWAAEHLAKVLRIAGSEVLDPSFSLPLADQAFEPGADVFRDPAHSDALTDLVSALQSAARPALAVAG; this comes from the coding sequence ATGGGCCTCCGCATCCTCGCCATCTCCGGCAGCCTCCGCGCCGACTCCGTCAACACCGCGCTGCTGCGCGCCGCGGCCGCCGTCGCCGCCGACGACACGTGGGTCGAGCTGTGGTGCGGTCTGAGCGCGATCCCGCCGTTCAACGAGGACGGTGAGCACGACACCCCCGCCTCCGTCGCGGACATGCGCGCGGCGATCGCGGGCGCCGACGCCCTGCTGATCTCCACCCCCGAGTACAACGGCTCGATCCCGGGCCAGCTCAAGAACGCCCTGGACTGGGCGTCGCGGCCCTACGGCGAGTCGGTGCTCACCGGCAAGCTCGTCGGCGTCACCAGCGCCAGCCCCGGCGACTACGGCGGCGCGTGGGCGGCCGAGCACCTCGCCAAGGTGCTGCGGATCGCCGGCAGCGAGGTCCTGGACCCCTCCTTCTCCCTGCCGCTGGCCGACCAGGCGTTCGAGCCCGGCGCGGACGTGTTCCGCGACCCCGCCCACAGCGACGCCCTCACCGACCTGGTGTCCGCCCTGCAGAGCGCGGCGCGCCCCGCTCTCGCCGTCGCCGGCTGA
- a CDS encoding glycosyltransferase: MKATAPLPPGSVVAVVVTRHRTELLAESLAALAKQTHPIAHLIVVDNGPDEPAREVVETCGLPATWVPSWTNLGGAGGFALGMLQALAMGADWIWLGDDDGLPADESTLSTLFDLAERRRLAAVSPTVADKDRPDRLAFPVRRGLAWHRSRAALAADVKHGADDELLPGIAALMNGALFRASTLDVVGVPDLRLFVRGDEVEVHRRLVRSGLPFGTSLRAAYLHPAGSDDDKPMLGGRLHARDPDDPVKRYYTYRNRGFLVSQPGMRRVGALEVPRFAWYFLVTKRSPREFLQWLRLVRQGRSERFRRP, from the coding sequence GTGAAGGCTACGGCTCCGCTTCCTCCCGGATCCGTCGTCGCGGTGGTGGTCACGCGCCACCGCACCGAGCTGCTCGCGGAGTCGCTGGCCGCGCTCGCGAAGCAGACCCACCCCATCGCCCACCTCATCGTCGTCGACAACGGGCCCGACGAGCCCGCCCGCGAGGTGGTGGAGACCTGCGGCCTGCCGGCCACCTGGGTCCCGTCCTGGACGAACCTCGGCGGCGCGGGCGGTTTCGCGCTCGGGATGCTGCAGGCCCTCGCCATGGGCGCCGACTGGATCTGGCTGGGTGACGACGACGGCCTGCCGGCCGACGAGTCCACCCTCTCCACGCTGTTCGACCTCGCCGAGCGCCGCCGCCTCGCCGCCGTGTCCCCCACCGTGGCCGACAAGGACCGTCCCGACCGGCTGGCCTTCCCCGTGCGGCGGGGGCTCGCCTGGCACCGTTCCCGCGCCGCGCTGGCGGCCGACGTCAAGCACGGCGCCGACGACGAGCTGCTGCCCGGGATCGCGGCCCTGATGAACGGCGCGCTGTTCCGGGCCTCCACGCTCGACGTCGTCGGCGTGCCGGACCTGCGGCTGTTCGTGCGGGGCGACGAGGTGGAGGTGCACCGGCGCCTGGTGCGTTCCGGGCTGCCGTTCGGCACCTCGCTGCGGGCGGCGTACCTGCACCCGGCCGGTTCCGACGACGACAAGCCGATGCTCGGTGGACGCCTGCACGCCCGCGACCCCGACGACCCGGTCAAGCGCTACTACACCTACCGCAACCGCGGCTTCCTGGTCTCCCAGCCGGGCATGCGGCGGGTGGGCGCGCTGGAGGTGCCGCGGTTCGCCTGGTACTTCCTGGTGACCAAGCGGAGTCCCCGCGAGTTCCTGCAGTGGCTGCGGCTGGTGCGCCAGGGCCGGTCGGAGCGATTCCGGCGCCCCTGA
- a CDS encoding MFS transporter: protein MTAVAVAPPAARSFPRVALLALAAGAFVMCTAEFVIAGLLPEVAADLGIGISTAGLLISGYAAAIVVGGPLFVVAGTRVQRTRLLVIAAAVFLAGNTLAALSGTYSMLMAGRVLSALGQGAFLATAAVVAADLVAPQLRARAIALVFAGGTAANVAGTPLGALIGQELGWRATFWAVAAAGAAALVAVLVAVPATPPPAPTTLRAGLGVFRQLQVWLTLAIGMAGLGGLFAAYTYIAPLLTSASGFPPGAIAALLGLFGVGLLAGNVVGGRLGAGSQLRVLGAGLAVLAAALAGLAVGASSPVVATVLLMVVGASAFALVAPFMTRLIDQAAGAPLLASAAGGSAVNTGAALGAYLGGLAIDTPLGVTGPPAAGALIAATGLVAVLAARLSATRYP, encoded by the coding sequence ATGACCGCCGTCGCCGTCGCCCCGCCCGCCGCCCGGTCGTTCCCGCGCGTCGCGCTGCTCGCGCTCGCGGCAGGCGCGTTCGTGATGTGCACCGCCGAGTTCGTGATCGCGGGCCTGCTTCCCGAGGTGGCCGCCGACCTCGGGATCGGCATCTCCACGGCGGGCCTGCTGATCTCCGGCTACGCCGCGGCCATCGTCGTCGGCGGGCCGCTGTTCGTCGTGGCAGGCACCCGGGTGCAGCGCACCCGGCTGCTGGTGATCGCCGCGGCCGTCTTCCTGGCCGGCAACACCCTCGCCGCCCTTTCCGGCACGTACTCGATGCTGATGGCGGGCCGGGTGCTCAGCGCGCTCGGGCAGGGCGCGTTCCTCGCCACCGCGGCCGTCGTGGCGGCCGACCTGGTGGCGCCGCAGCTGCGGGCCCGCGCGATCGCGCTCGTGTTCGCGGGTGGCACCGCCGCGAACGTGGCGGGCACGCCGCTCGGCGCCCTGATCGGGCAGGAGCTCGGGTGGCGCGCCACGTTCTGGGCGGTCGCCGCGGCGGGGGCGGCCGCGCTGGTGGCGGTCCTCGTCGCCGTGCCCGCGACGCCGCCACCCGCACCCACGACGCTGCGGGCCGGGCTCGGGGTGTTCCGGCAGCTGCAGGTGTGGCTCACGCTCGCCATCGGGATGGCAGGCCTCGGCGGCCTCTTCGCGGCCTACACCTACATCGCACCCCTGCTGACCTCGGCCAGCGGCTTCCCGCCTGGCGCCATCGCCGCGCTGCTCGGCCTGTTCGGGGTCGGGCTACTGGCCGGCAACGTCGTCGGCGGCAGGCTCGGGGCCGGGTCCCAGCTGAGGGTGCTCGGCGCCGGGCTCGCGGTGCTCGCGGCCGCTCTGGCCGGGCTGGCCGTCGGCGCGAGCTCTCCGGTCGTGGCCACTGTCCTGCTGATGGTCGTCGGAGCCAGCGCGTTCGCCCTGGTGGCGCCGTTCATGACCCGCCTGATCGACCAGGCGGCAGGCGCCCCGTTGCTCGCATCGGCAGCGGGGGGCTCCGCGGTCAACACGGGCGCGGCGCTCGGCGCGTACCTCGGCGGGCTCGCGATCGACACCCCGCTCGGCGTGACCGGCCCGCCCGCCGCGGGCGCGCTGATCGCCGCAACGGGCCTGGTGGCGGTACTCGCCGCCCGGCTCTCAGCCACTCGATACCCTTGA
- the wrbA gene encoding NAD(P)H:quinone oxidoreductase codes for MSAPRIAVVYYSATGNVHAIAEALAKGAIGAGAEVRLRRVEETVPDHVVDRNPDWRAHRDATADIPVATLDDLTWADGYALGTPTRYGNVAAQLKQFIDRTGGIWEAGHLADKPFTGFTSTAEVHGGQESTLLALYHVAHHWGSIIVPTGYVDYDLIHAAGGNPYGLSTVAGPEGPPEEVLAAATHQGARLARITAALAPVRAS; via the coding sequence ATGTCCGCCCCCCGCATCGCCGTCGTCTACTACTCAGCGACCGGCAACGTCCACGCCATCGCCGAGGCGCTGGCCAAGGGCGCGATCGGGGCAGGCGCCGAGGTGCGCCTGCGCCGCGTCGAGGAGACCGTGCCCGACCACGTCGTCGACCGGAACCCGGACTGGCGGGCCCACCGGGACGCCACCGCCGACATCCCGGTCGCCACGCTCGACGACCTGACCTGGGCCGACGGCTACGCCCTCGGCACGCCCACCCGCTACGGGAACGTGGCGGCGCAGCTCAAGCAGTTCATCGACCGGACGGGCGGGATCTGGGAGGCGGGGCACCTCGCGGACAAGCCGTTCACCGGGTTCACCAGCACCGCCGAGGTGCACGGTGGGCAGGAGTCGACGCTCCTCGCGCTCTACCACGTGGCCCACCACTGGGGCTCGATCATCGTGCCCACCGGGTACGTCGACTACGACCTCATCCACGCCGCGGGCGGCAACCCGTACGGGCTGAGCACCGTGGCCGGTCCGGAGGGACCGCCGGAGGAGGTGCTCGCCGCCGCCACCCACCAGGGCGCGCGGCTGGCCCGGATCACCGCCGCGCTGGCGCCGGTGCGTGCGTCATGA
- a CDS encoding GtrA family protein has protein sequence MTTADAPAQPGLAAQLGRFVAVGALSALVDFGGYHALLALGTYVHLAKAISFILGTTTAYLLNRRFTFTATEGGRARFAGFVLLYGTTFAINIGMNALMLAVLPQLPFRTSVAWVIAQGTATAINFVMLRTVVFRR, from the coding sequence GTGACCACCGCCGACGCACCGGCCCAGCCCGGCCTCGCCGCGCAGCTGGGCCGGTTCGTCGCGGTCGGGGCGCTCTCCGCGCTCGTCGACTTCGGCGGCTACCACGCCCTGCTCGCGCTCGGCACCTACGTGCACCTCGCGAAGGCGATCAGCTTCATCCTCGGCACCACCACGGCGTACCTGCTCAACCGCCGGTTCACGTTCACCGCCACCGAGGGCGGCCGCGCCCGCTTCGCCGGCTTCGTGCTGCTCTACGGCACCACGTTCGCGATCAACATCGGGATGAACGCCCTGATGCTCGCCGTGCTGCCGCAGCTCCCGTTCCGCACGAGCGTGGCGTGGGTGATCGCGCAGGGCACGGCCACCGCGATCAACTTCGTCATGCTCCGCACGGTCGTCTTCCGCCGCTGA